In the Candidatus Electrothrix rattekaaiensis genome, one interval contains:
- the ribD gene encoding bifunctional diaminohydroxyphosphoribosylaminopyrimidine deaminase/5-amino-6-(5-phosphoribosylamino)uracil reductase RibD, with product MDSDTAYMRLAIKEAEKGLGRTSPNPCVGAVIVSDDQIIGKGYHRRASTPHAEVNAITATADAFDKGRGKSCAGATIYVTLEPCNHTGRTPPCTQAILAAGFSRVVIGMADPNPVASGGADFLRSQGIEVRLGILEQECRQLNYPFLKHSVTGLPWVVMKAGVSLDGKISRRQGKGGAVTGPASKQRVHALRNQLDAILIGSGTALIDDPSLTTRLEQGDGRDPLRVILDSQLKLSPDARMLTQQSSAATWIFCDQQASGQRQKDLEQAGAIIYRVDKEPNGGLDLTQVLHQLGKADITSVLVEGGAAVHGSFLKKKLVDQVYLFTAPYFIGEQGTSLFSGYSLGAEEMPLFLQEQTIETVGWDILIQGLLG from the coding sequence ATGGATTCTGATACCGCATATATGCGTCTTGCCATCAAGGAGGCGGAAAAAGGCTTAGGGCGAACATCGCCCAATCCCTGTGTCGGGGCTGTCATTGTCAGTGATGATCAGATCATCGGCAAAGGATACCATCGCCGGGCCAGCACCCCGCATGCTGAGGTTAATGCGATTACTGCTACTGCTGATGCCTTTGATAAGGGTAGGGGGAAAAGCTGTGCTGGAGCGACTATCTATGTCACTCTGGAACCCTGTAATCATACCGGAAGAACCCCTCCCTGTACCCAAGCCATTCTTGCTGCCGGATTCAGTCGAGTGGTTATCGGCATGGCTGATCCTAATCCTGTTGCCTCCGGCGGTGCTGATTTTCTCCGATCACAAGGCATTGAGGTCAGATTGGGCATCTTGGAACAGGAATGCCGACAGCTGAACTATCCCTTTCTCAAACATTCTGTCACCGGTCTTCCTTGGGTTGTGATGAAGGCGGGCGTAAGCCTGGACGGCAAGATCAGCCGCAGACAGGGAAAAGGCGGAGCCGTAACCGGACCCGCCTCAAAGCAACGGGTTCATGCGTTGCGGAATCAGTTGGATGCCATTCTTATCGGCAGCGGCACGGCCCTGATTGATGACCCTTCTTTGACGACTCGGCTGGAGCAGGGGGATGGCCGTGATCCTCTTAGGGTGATTTTGGACAGCCAGCTCAAGCTCTCTCCTGATGCCCGCATGCTTACGCAGCAATCATCAGCAGCAACCTGGATCTTCTGTGATCAGCAGGCTTCGGGGCAAAGGCAAAAGGATCTGGAACAGGCCGGGGCAATTATTTATAGGGTCGATAAAGAGCCGAATGGTGGGCTTGATCTTACGCAGGTTCTGCACCAATTAGGGAAGGCCGATATTACCTCTGTCTTGGTGGAAGGGGGAGCTGCTGTCCACGGTTCTTTTCTCAAAAAAAAATTAGTCGATCAAGTTTATCTCTTTACTGCACCGTATTTCATCGGCGAGCAGGGAACATCATTGTTCAGCGGCTACAGCCTCGGTGCAGAAGAAATGCCGCTTTTTTTGCAAGAGCAAACGATAGAAACCGTGGGGTGGGATATATTGATTCAGGGCTTGCTGGGCTGA
- a CDS encoding integration host factor subunit alpha, translating into MTLTKANLVQEVYQQHPGLTKAQATDSVETFITLVKESLITGEDLLLSGFGKFNVKDKRPRRGRNPQTGDELILDARRVITFKPSGILRNKING; encoded by the coding sequence ATGACATTGACAAAAGCAAACCTCGTGCAAGAGGTTTATCAGCAGCATCCTGGGCTGACAAAAGCTCAGGCAACAGATTCCGTAGAAACGTTTATTACTCTTGTTAAAGAGTCACTAATCACTGGAGAAGATCTTCTTCTGAGTGGGTTCGGCAAGTTTAACGTGAAGGATAAACGTCCGAGACGAGGACGTAATCCCCAAACAGGCGACGAGTTGATCCTGGATGCAAGGCGGGTAATTACCTTTAAGCCCTCCGGTATTCTCCGAAACAAGATCAACGGATAA
- a CDS encoding type II secretion system F family protein: MPVYVWKGKNTLGNTIKGEIETVNEAGVHAQLKRLRIQNAKVKEKPKDMFANVPFLQPKVTGKDIVVFTRQMSTMIDAGLPLVQSLQILSKQQENPTFKRALLGIVNDVETGTTLADGMRKHPKVFDPLFSNMIEAGEVGGILDTILSRLADFKEKSMALQKKIKGAMTYPVICLFIAILILAVILIFVIPVFEEMFASMGGALPAPTQFVVDASAFAQHNGFYMIAAAFVVSFLFKKFYATEKGKLKVDGMLLHAPVAGVLIRKVAVAKFTRTLSTMLESGVPILDALQVVAKTAGNKVIEQAVFHVADSIAEGRPIAEPLEESGVFPNMVVQMINVGESVGALDAMLEKIADFYDEEVDQAVENLTAMIEPFMMVFLGGTIGGLVVAMYLPIFTMADAI; encoded by the coding sequence ATGCCTGTCTACGTCTGGAAGGGAAAAAATACACTGGGCAATACAATTAAAGGTGAGATTGAGACGGTCAATGAGGCCGGTGTTCATGCTCAGCTCAAACGTTTACGTATCCAAAATGCGAAGGTGAAGGAAAAGCCTAAGGATATGTTTGCGAATGTCCCATTCTTACAACCAAAAGTTACCGGCAAAGACATCGTTGTTTTTACTCGACAGATGTCTACTATGATTGACGCGGGACTCCCCTTAGTACAAAGCCTGCAAATCCTCTCAAAACAGCAGGAAAATCCAACCTTTAAACGAGCTCTCCTTGGAATTGTCAACGATGTAGAAACAGGGACAACCCTTGCTGACGGCATGCGTAAGCATCCGAAAGTTTTTGATCCCCTTTTTTCAAATATGATTGAGGCTGGTGAGGTGGGTGGTATCCTTGATACCATCTTGAGTCGTTTGGCGGACTTCAAGGAAAAGTCCATGGCCTTGCAGAAGAAAATCAAGGGAGCCATGACCTATCCGGTCATATGTCTCTTCATTGCCATTCTTATCCTTGCCGTCATTCTAATTTTTGTTATCCCGGTTTTCGAAGAGATGTTTGCCAGTATGGGCGGGGCGTTACCGGCACCAACCCAGTTTGTTGTTGATGCGAGTGCATTTGCCCAGCACAATGGTTTCTACATGATTGCGGCGGCTTTTGTTGTCAGTTTTCTCTTTAAAAAATTCTATGCCACAGAAAAGGGCAAATTAAAAGTAGATGGAATGCTCCTGCATGCTCCAGTCGCAGGCGTATTGATCCGTAAGGTAGCTGTGGCCAAGTTTACCCGAACCCTCAGCACCATGCTGGAGAGTGGTGTGCCCATCCTTGACGCCTTGCAAGTCGTGGCTAAAACAGCAGGCAATAAAGTTATTGAACAGGCCGTTTTTCATGTCGCTGATTCTATTGCTGAGGGGCGTCCTATTGCTGAACCATTAGAAGAATCCGGTGTCTTTCCTAACATGGTCGTCCAGATGATCAATGTCGGTGAATCGGTCGGTGCCCTTGATGCTATGCTTGAGAAAATTGCTGATTTTTACGATGAAGAGGTTGACCAAGCAGTAGAAAATCTTACTGCCATGATTGAACCCTTTATGATGGTTTTTTTGGGTGGAACAATCGGTGGCCTAGTTGTCGCCATGTATCTTCCTATTTTTACAATGGCCGATGCTATCTAA
- a CDS encoding PxxKW family cysteine-rich protein — MQTGNAVNYSDGPFQPITEKCDGCDRIVEENSNQYCKTYVDPAAKWRLGICNFATHAKPEIEVVTVRVNPLKAAKRASSKRRGK; from the coding sequence ATGCAGACCGGCAACGCCGTAAATTATAGCGATGGTCCCTTTCAGCCGATTACAGAGAAGTGCGACGGCTGTGATCGTATAGTTGAAGAAAACAGCAATCAGTACTGTAAAACCTATGTTGATCCGGCGGCAAAATGGCGCTTGGGTATATGTAATTTCGCCACTCATGCGAAACCGGAAATAGAGGTGGTCACAGTACGCGTTAACCCGTTGAAGGCAGCCAAACGGGCGAGTTCCAAGCGCAGAGGAAAATAA
- a CDS encoding UDP-glucose/GDP-mannose dehydrogenase family protein, with protein sequence MKIAMIGTGYVGLVTGTCFAEFGHHVTCVDKLEEKIKTLKEGNIPIYEPGLDTMVAKNAAEGRLRFTTDLADAVPDAEAVFIAVGTPTSRRGDGYADLTYIYAAAKEVAKYLEGYTVIVDKSTVPVGTARQVARIIRETNPAADFDVASNPEFLREGAAIADFMRPDRVVIGIESERSEQVLREIYQPLYLRDTPIVSTTIETAELTKYAANAFLAVKISFINEIASVCEAVDANVTDLAKGIGMDGRIGSKFLHPGPGYGGSCFPKDTLALMRLVQEYGESLRIVEAAVEVNAAQKARMVKKIRDALGGSEAGKKLAVLGLTFKPETDDMRDAPALTILPALLEKGATVRAHDPKGMEEAKKYLPEGVEYVSGAYEACEGADAVILMTEWNQYRALDFEKLKEEMKTPIFIDLRNVYDPDSLKNAGFSYVGVGRK encoded by the coding sequence ATGAAGATAGCAATGATTGGGACAGGTTATGTCGGACTTGTGACAGGCACCTGTTTTGCCGAGTTCGGCCATCACGTTACCTGTGTAGATAAACTTGAGGAAAAGATTAAAACCCTCAAGGAGGGAAATATCCCTATCTATGAACCCGGTCTGGACACCATGGTGGCAAAAAATGCTGCGGAAGGACGCCTCCGGTTTACCACGGACTTAGCAGATGCTGTCCCTGATGCAGAGGCGGTTTTTATCGCTGTGGGAACCCCGACCTCCCGAAGAGGTGATGGATACGCCGACCTGACGTATATCTACGCAGCCGCCAAGGAGGTAGCGAAATATCTCGAAGGCTATACCGTTATTGTGGACAAGAGCACGGTACCTGTCGGAACTGCACGCCAAGTAGCCAGAATCATCAGAGAGACAAATCCAGCAGCGGATTTTGACGTGGCTTCAAACCCTGAATTCCTCCGAGAAGGGGCAGCCATTGCCGATTTCATGCGTCCAGACAGAGTCGTGATCGGTATTGAGTCGGAACGTTCAGAGCAGGTATTACGGGAAATATATCAGCCACTGTACCTGCGTGATACGCCCATTGTTAGCACCACCATTGAGACAGCAGAACTGACAAAATATGCAGCAAACGCTTTTCTTGCCGTAAAAATAAGCTTTATCAACGAAATTGCTTCGGTCTGCGAGGCAGTAGATGCAAATGTCACAGATCTTGCCAAGGGAATCGGTATGGACGGGAGAATCGGCAGTAAATTTCTCCACCCCGGCCCTGGTTATGGAGGTTCCTGCTTTCCCAAGGACACCTTGGCCCTGATGCGCCTAGTTCAAGAATATGGTGAAAGTTTACGCATCGTCGAGGCAGCTGTGGAGGTCAACGCAGCGCAAAAAGCACGAATGGTCAAAAAGATCAGAGATGCTCTTGGTGGTTCTGAAGCTGGAAAGAAGCTTGCTGTACTCGGTCTTACCTTTAAGCCCGAAACCGATGATATGCGTGATGCACCGGCCTTGACCATCCTGCCCGCTCTGCTGGAAAAAGGAGCAACTGTTCGGGCCCATGACCCAAAAGGAATGGAGGAGGCAAAAAAATATCTTCCAGAAGGTGTTGAGTATGTTAGCGGTGCTTACGAGGCCTGTGAAGGGGCGGACGCCGTGATCCTGATGACAGAGTGGAATCAATACAGGGCCTTGGACTTTGAAAAACTCAAGGAAGAAATGAAAACGCCGATCTTTATAGACCTGCGTAATGTGTATGATCCCGACAGTCTGAAAAATGCAGGCTTCAGCTACGTGGGAGTGGGGAGAAAGTAA
- a CDS encoding YggS family pyridoxal phosphate-dependent enzyme: MICTHISTNLEQIRSVIRETAVGCGRNPEEVKLVAVSKRMPVEMIAEAHQCEQIHFGENYLQDAEAKINLLPPSLRWHFIGHLQSNKAKMAAELFQMIETIDRLKIARSLNHHAGILQKKLDVLVQVNVGRELQKSGVPPEDAGDLLQAMQPLKNLRVRGLMTMPPYGREAEASRPWFQALKKLSIKLAGENCFYNNKAVELSMGMSGDFNVAIEEGATLIRVGTAIFGERPL, from the coding sequence ATGATCTGTACCCATATCTCTACCAATCTGGAGCAGATTCGCTCTGTTATTCGAGAAACAGCTGTCGGTTGTGGAAGAAATCCCGAAGAAGTCAAGCTCGTTGCTGTCTCCAAACGGATGCCTGTCGAGATGATTGCTGAAGCCCATCAATGCGAGCAAATTCATTTCGGGGAAAATTACCTTCAGGATGCCGAGGCAAAAATCAACCTGTTGCCCCCTTCCCTACGCTGGCACTTTATCGGACATTTACAAAGTAATAAAGCAAAAATGGCTGCCGAACTGTTTCAGATGATAGAGACGATTGATCGATTAAAAATTGCTCGTTCTCTGAATCACCACGCAGGAATATTACAGAAAAAGCTTGATGTTTTGGTGCAGGTGAATGTGGGGAGAGAACTGCAAAAATCCGGGGTACCCCCTGAAGATGCAGGAGATCTCCTTCAAGCCATGCAGCCCCTGAAAAACCTACGCGTGCGTGGATTAATGACTATGCCCCCCTACGGACGTGAGGCCGAAGCGAGCCGACCTTGGTTTCAGGCCTTGAAAAAATTATCTATAAAACTTGCAGGCGAGAACTGTTTTTATAATAATAAGGCTGTTGAGCTTTCTATGGGCATGTCAGGCGACTTCAACGTCGCCATTGAGGAGGGAGCAACCTTGATCCGTGTAGGCACGGCGATCTTTGGTGAAAGACCTCTGTAA
- a CDS encoding TatD family hydrolase: protein MKKRIQPSALSSGYGLIDSHCHLDMETGQDAVDDIIRSAEQCRVHTIITIGIDLASSQRAVELATTYPGVYASVGIHPHSAEEGDDAVYQQLKELATSKKVVAYGEIGLDYAKQYAPVERQRVEFSRQLELAKELELPVIIHDREAHEDTVHIIKEQGASPTSGVMHCFSGDMAFARQVLDLGLYISIPGIVTFKNASDLQKVAQNIPLDRILLETDGPFLAPVPFRGKRNRPEYLLYTAAMVAELRGISIDEVARQTSRNTKQLFSLPDQDNEQ from the coding sequence ATGAAAAAAAGAATACAGCCGTCAGCCCTCTCGTCGGGGTACGGCCTGATCGACTCACATTGTCATCTTGATATGGAAACCGGTCAGGATGCTGTTGACGATATTATTCGTTCCGCCGAACAATGCCGTGTGCATACAATCATCACCATTGGCATTGATCTTGCCAGCTCACAACGGGCTGTAGAATTAGCTACCACCTATCCCGGCGTCTATGCCTCTGTCGGTATCCATCCACACAGCGCAGAAGAGGGGGATGATGCTGTTTATCAGCAGCTGAAGGAACTGGCAACCTCAAAAAAAGTGGTGGCCTACGGAGAAATCGGTCTTGACTACGCCAAACAATACGCGCCAGTGGAACGCCAGCGCGTGGAGTTTTCCCGACAGCTTGAGCTCGCCAAGGAACTGGAGTTACCGGTTATTATCCATGACCGCGAGGCCCATGAAGACACTGTACACATCATCAAGGAGCAAGGGGCATCCCCGACAAGCGGCGTGATGCATTGTTTTTCCGGTGACATGGCCTTTGCCCGTCAAGTACTCGACTTGGGCTTATATATTTCTATACCCGGTATTGTTACTTTTAAAAATGCCTCGGACCTTCAAAAGGTTGCCCAGAACATTCCCCTGGATCGTATACTGCTTGAAACAGACGGCCCTTTCCTTGCCCCGGTTCCTTTTCGCGGCAAACGCAATCGCCCTGAATATCTTCTATATACGGCTGCGATGGTGGCAGAGTTGAGGGGTATTTCCATTGACGAAGTCGCTCGCCAAACCTCGCGCAATACCAAACAACTTTTTTCCTTACCCGATCAAGATAACGAGCAATGA
- a CDS encoding nitroreductase, whose protein sequence is MEQYIQQAIKERRSIREFSEKTVEQELLHKIISAGIWAPSGLNNQPWRFVTIQDGGILVRLATLTHYSHIVKAAPALIAVYLDQEKMYDSVKDHQAAGACIQNMLLAAHELGLGAVWLGQILKNKQQVNDVLQLSEQYSLMAIVALGYPLHRNQRSQRLPLEDFILHEFGGTAP, encoded by the coding sequence ATGGAACAGTACATTCAGCAGGCAATTAAAGAACGACGCAGTATTCGTGAATTCAGCGAAAAAACAGTAGAGCAGGAACTGCTCCATAAAATTATTTCTGCGGGTATCTGGGCACCGTCTGGATTAAACAATCAGCCTTGGCGGTTTGTCACGATTCAGGATGGCGGCATTTTAGTCCGCCTTGCCACTTTGACCCATTACAGTCATATTGTTAAGGCGGCTCCCGCGCTTATTGCTGTTTACCTTGATCAGGAAAAGATGTATGATTCCGTCAAGGATCATCAGGCTGCTGGAGCATGTATTCAGAACATGCTGCTTGCCGCGCACGAGCTGGGGCTCGGTGCGGTTTGGCTTGGCCAGATTCTTAAAAATAAGCAGCAGGTCAATGACGTTCTGCAACTCAGCGAACAATATAGCCTTATGGCTATTGTAGCTTTAGGGTATCCGTTACACAGAAACCAGCGATCCCAAAGATTACCGCTGGAAGATTTTATCTTACACGAATTTGGAGGAACCGCCCCATGA
- the coaBC gene encoding bifunctional phosphopantothenoylcysteine decarboxylase/phosphopantothenate--cysteine ligase CoaBC: MLGRKILFGVTGSVAAFKAAGWVSSLVKEEARVTVMMTESATRFVTPLTFGALSGNHVYTDMFSTGAEEIMAHITLSGDADAILIAPATAQTLARLAHGMADNLLAATVLVATAPVLICPAMNAKMLAHPATQKNLSTLKNLGYIIVEPECGPLACGEVGSGRLAEWDTVREALLGLFVEQDLAGQHVLITAGPTREALDPARYLSNRSSGKMGYALTRTAKRRGAEVTLISGPTNLPAPPGVTMVPVQTAAEMAEVVKKYADHADVIVKAAAVADFKPKKVASLKIKKAGADLQLELEPNQDILATLGKERKPGQLLVGFAAESNNHEAEGRRKLQAKKADLIVVNDILGKQSGFDVDTNQVTLITRDDTEQLALLSKEETANCIWNKVIELGKVGKG, encoded by the coding sequence ATGCTGGGACGAAAAATTCTTTTTGGTGTAACCGGCTCTGTTGCCGCTTTTAAAGCAGCTGGTTGGGTGAGTTCTCTTGTCAAAGAAGAGGCACGAGTGACGGTCATGATGACCGAATCCGCCACTCGTTTTGTCACTCCCCTTACCTTTGGTGCGCTTTCCGGTAACCACGTTTACACAGACATGTTCAGCACCGGAGCAGAGGAAATAATGGCTCATATCACCTTGTCCGGTGATGCTGACGCGATCCTGATCGCCCCGGCAACTGCCCAGACTCTTGCCCGGTTAGCGCACGGTATGGCCGATAACCTGCTCGCCGCTACTGTCCTTGTCGCTACGGCACCGGTGCTTATTTGTCCTGCAATGAATGCTAAGATGCTTGCGCATCCTGCTACACAAAAAAATCTCTCTACTTTAAAAAACTTGGGTTATATCATTGTGGAGCCGGAATGCGGTCCGTTGGCCTGTGGGGAAGTCGGTTCCGGTCGCTTGGCGGAATGGGACACGGTTCGCGAGGCTTTGCTGGGGCTTTTTGTTGAGCAGGATTTAGCTGGACAACATGTGCTGATTACAGCGGGTCCAACCAGAGAAGCATTGGATCCGGCCCGCTATTTGAGCAATCGTTCCAGCGGGAAAATGGGCTATGCTTTAACCCGAACAGCTAAACGGCGAGGAGCAGAGGTGACGCTGATTTCCGGGCCAACAAATCTTCCCGCTCCTCCTGGAGTAACTATGGTTCCTGTGCAGACCGCCGCAGAAATGGCGGAAGTCGTTAAAAAATATGCCGATCATGCCGATGTCATTGTTAAAGCGGCGGCTGTGGCTGATTTTAAGCCGAAAAAGGTTGCTTCGCTGAAAATTAAAAAAGCAGGTGCTGATCTCCAGCTTGAGTTGGAGCCGAATCAGGATATCTTGGCCACCTTGGGCAAAGAGCGGAAGCCGGGTCAGCTCCTGGTTGGGTTTGCTGCGGAAAGCAATAACCATGAGGCTGAAGGACGGCGTAAGTTACAGGCCAAAAAGGCTGATTTGATCGTGGTCAATGATATTCTTGGAAAACAAAGCGGCTTTGATGTGGATACCAATCAGGTTACTCTGATTACTCGCGATGATACGGAGCAATTGGCTCTCCTCTCCAAAGAGGAAACCGCAAACTGTATCTGGAACAAAGTTATTGAGTTGGGGAAGGTGGGGAAAGGATGA
- the yjgA gene encoding ribosome biogenesis factor YjgA: MNLSRSEQKRRVKQVEKLVVELVALPAGLLEKLPVDEEVQQLLQEVSGLKGGSRKRQIKYITKLLRDTSTEELYAFLAKRKGTELHKKKQFHELEYLRDILIEEAIAARREAKAEYRDLTENWSSAVVEDIAAELPSVDRHELHRLAFFFAMGRNRQHSREIFRLLQAAQEKELMARKMQQEIL, translated from the coding sequence ATGAATCTGAGTAGATCTGAGCAAAAGCGTAGGGTAAAGCAGGTAGAGAAATTGGTCGTAGAGTTGGTTGCTCTGCCCGCTGGCCTGTTGGAGAAACTGCCTGTGGATGAAGAGGTTCAACAGTTGCTTCAAGAAGTGTCTGGTCTGAAAGGTGGATCAAGAAAGCGGCAGATCAAGTACATTACCAAGCTTCTCCGAGATACTTCGACTGAGGAACTCTATGCCTTTTTGGCAAAACGTAAGGGGACAGAGCTTCATAAGAAAAAGCAGTTCCATGAGTTGGAGTATCTCCGGGATATCCTTATTGAGGAGGCCATTGCAGCTCGACGCGAGGCAAAGGCCGAATATAGGGATTTGACAGAAAACTGGTCATCCGCTGTGGTGGAAGATATTGCTGCAGAGTTGCCCTCTGTGGACCGGCATGAATTGCATCGGTTGGCCTTTTTCTTTGCTATGGGCCGGAACAGGCAGCACAGCCGTGAGATTTTTCGCCTCCTTCAAGCTGCTCAGGAGAAAGAGTTGATGGCGAGGAAGATGCAGCAAGAAATTTTGTGA
- the gptM gene encoding geopeptide radical SAM maturase, with product MYFTPYLTVHRHHSIPDHVLLFSTKTGALVLLPEEDFTALQNEETENEYIAPLTDMGFLVEDLEAEHREVAQYMEDINRHNPNLTLALILGMECNFACSYCFEGKQKGGEKAMADQTADQLISFIKDRFRPDKKKLILQIYGGEPLLYTQRIISLAKRLKPFIEERGAEFVFDLISNGSLLTEKVVDELNEWGLDGVKVTLDGPPKNHNQFRPFKSGAGSFDVIAGNLKKVCGKTNIRLGGNYTSATYQDFATVLDLLAQQGISPDKVERVSFNIVMQIQDKITSNEFVGGCATINEPWLRDAALHVRKEVLQRGYPIGELSPEPCAVEMDDAFTVHYDGSLYKCVCWVGHEQYKIGDIWQGVTENFQESHHLFHWQQEKKCQKCKYLPLCFGGCRYMAYQRDGHMGQVDCRKPFLDATLESMLLQDLRYLHGQICECSPGE from the coding sequence ATGTATTTCACTCCCTATCTCACCGTCCATCGACATCACTCCATCCCAGATCACGTCCTTCTTTTTTCCACCAAAACCGGGGCCCTTGTTCTGTTGCCGGAAGAAGACTTTACGGCCCTGCAAAACGAGGAGACTGAAAATGAGTATATTGCCCCCCTCACTGACATGGGTTTTCTTGTGGAAGACCTAGAGGCAGAACACCGGGAAGTTGCACAATATATGGAGGACATTAACCGCCATAACCCCAATCTGACCCTGGCACTTATCCTGGGAATGGAATGTAACTTCGCTTGCAGCTACTGCTTTGAGGGGAAGCAGAAGGGGGGGGAGAAGGCGATGGCTGACCAGACAGCAGATCAGCTCATCTCCTTTATCAAAGACCGTTTCAGACCAGACAAAAAAAAGCTGATCTTACAGATCTACGGTGGTGAACCCCTCCTCTATACACAACGGATTATCTCTCTGGCGAAGCGTTTAAAACCCTTTATTGAGGAAAGGGGAGCGGAATTTGTCTTTGATCTGATCTCCAATGGATCTCTCCTCACCGAAAAGGTAGTGGACGAGTTGAATGAATGGGGCTTGGACGGTGTAAAGGTAACTCTCGACGGGCCACCGAAAAACCATAATCAGTTCAGGCCGTTCAAATCTGGTGCCGGGAGTTTTGATGTTATTGCAGGTAACCTCAAAAAGGTATGTGGTAAGACAAACATTCGCCTGGGCGGTAACTACACCAGTGCAACATATCAGGATTTTGCAACTGTCCTTGACCTGCTTGCTCAGCAAGGCATTAGCCCGGACAAGGTTGAGCGGGTCAGCTTCAATATCGTCATGCAGATCCAGGATAAAATTACCAGCAATGAATTCGTGGGAGGTTGCGCCACCATAAATGAACCTTGGCTACGCGATGCTGCTCTCCATGTTCGCAAGGAGGTATTACAAAGGGGCTATCCCATCGGAGAACTCAGCCCGGAGCCCTGTGCCGTTGAGATGGATGATGCCTTTACCGTTCATTACGATGGTAGCCTCTATAAATGCGTTTGCTGGGTGGGGCATGAACAGTATAAAATCGGCGATATCTGGCAGGGTGTTACTGAAAATTTCCAGGAGTCCCACCATCTTTTTCACTGGCAACAGGAAAAAAAATGCCAAAAATGCAAATACCTGCCTCTCTGTTTTGGCGGCTGTCGTTATATGGCCTATCAACGCGACGGTCATATGGGGCAGGTGGATTGCCGGAAACCCTTTCTTGATGCCACCCTGGAAAGCATGCTCTTGCAGGATTTACGGTATCTCCACGGGCAAATATGCGAGTGCTCACCCGGCGAGTAA